The following nucleotide sequence is from Nitrospinota bacterium.
ATTGCGATCTGCAAACTCTTTGTCGGATCAGTGAAAAAACTCAGGGCTCCTATGATATGGAGGACGAAGAATGAATCCCATCGCGGATGCGGAAGCCCGTGAGCAGGCTCTTGATCTGAGTCAGTCGTTCATTGTTCAGGCCCCTGCGGGTTCAGGAAAAACAGAACTCCTGATTCAAAGGTATCTCGGACTGCTGGGGACCGTGCAACAGCCCGAACAAATTCTGGCGATGACGTTTACGCGCAAAGCCGCAGGCGAAATGAAACTGAGAATCCTCGACGCTTTGGAACGGGCATGCAACGACTCTCCTCCAGAAACTCCGCACGGAAAAAAAACCTGGCACCTCGCACGAACGGTTCTAGCGCAAAACGACCGCCACGGCTGGCGTCTGCTTGAAAATCCGTCTCGATTAAAAATTCAGACCATTGATTCCTTTTGTTCAGCACTGACAAAGCAAATGCCCATTCTTTCACAAACAGGCGGGAGCCTGTCCATTGAAGAAAACGCCCAGGAGCTTTACCAGGAAACCGCGCACAGGGTTTTAAATCTGATCGAGTCAACGACAGCCATCGGCAAGTCGGTAAGAACCATCCACAGCCACCTTGATAATTTGAAGTCGGCGTTTCTAAAACGGATCATACAATTATTGAGGAAACGGGATCAATGGATGATTCCTTTTTTCAAAAAATCCCAGGCCACTGAATTTTCTATGGAGATTACCAGGACATCCCTGGAGCACACATTGGCGGGATTGATTGGAACTGTGCTCAATGACGCGTGGCAGTCGATTTCCACCCAGACGGTTGAGAAACTTGTACATCTCGCTGATTACAGTGGTCGCAACCTGGCGGATAAATCTCCGAATCATCAAAATGCCTGCCTTCAGGGTTTAAGTGCTCTGCCCACCCCTTCCATAGATAATATTCTTCCTTGGAAGGCTCTCGCGAACCTTCTTTTAACCCAACAGGGTGAGTTCCGCAAAACAATCAATATAGGAATGGGTTTCCCACCGGGGAAAAAAGGGTCGGAGGCACAGGAAAATAAGAATGACTTTTTGGAACTTCTCGAATTATTTTCTCAAATCCCAGAACTGCCGGAAATACTTAAAGAGATCCAATGCCTGCCTCCGCCTCAATTCACCGACGAGGAATGGAACGTATTGGATGCGACTTTGAATCTGCTTCCGGAAATCGCAGACATTTTACGCAAAGTATTTGCAGAACAGCAAAAGACGGATTTTACGGAAATTTCCTTGTCGGCGTTGAACGCTCTGGGAGAAGAGGACAACCCCACGGACTTACTGCTTTATCTGGACACAAAATTTCAGCACATCCTGGTCGATGAATATCAGGACACCTCTTTCAAGCAACACGAACTTATTAAATTGCTCACCGCAGGTTGGGAACGTGGTGATGGCCGATCCCTTTTTATTGTCGGCGATCCCATGCAATCCATTTACAGGTTCCGGGACGCGGAGGTCGGACTCTTTCTGCGCACCCAACAGAACAAACTAATCGGCCAGATCATTCTCGTCCCCCTCAAATTAAAATGCAATTTTAGATCGCAGAAAAAAGTCGTGGACTGGGTGAACGCCTGCTTTTCAATCGTGTTTCCTAATTTTGACGATCAGGATCTGGGAGCGGTTTCCTATTCCGAATCCACCGCCGCCCTCGACGAGGACGAGCTTCCCGGCACCGTCATTCACCCTATTCAGGATATGGGAGATAAAGAGGCTCGGCAAACGATGGAAGCCGATCAAATTGCCGACTTGATTAAAGAGATTAAGAACAGGGACCCTGAAAAGACCATTGCCATTCTTGTCCGGGCGCGGAGCCATTTGTCTGCGATCATTCGGCGCTTCAAGGAAACTGGAATCGACATCAAGGCTGAGGAGATAGACCCTCTCACTACCCGTCCGGCGATTCAGGATCTTTTGGCTTTAATGCGTGCTCTACTTTCCCCGTGGGACCGCATCTCCTGGCTGTCCATTCTGCGTGCGCCCTGGTGTGGTCTTGCTCTCAAGGACCTGCATCGACTTTGCGATTCAGACGAAAAATCCACCCTTTGGCAACTTCTCAACGACAAAGAGCGAACATCCTCTTTAAGCCAGGACGGACAAACCCGCCTGACGCGATTCATCGAGGTGATGACGCCAACACTAAAGTCTTTTCCTTATGCAAATTTTCGCGATTTATTGGAAGGATGCTGGATTCAACTGGGAGGCCCCGCCTGTGTAGATAAAACCACGAGGGAGGACATTAACGTATTTTTCGATGAGGTGGTAAAAGTCACTGAAACAGGTGATTTTTTCAAATTGCATCAATTTCAACGAGTCCTTGAACATTTGTACGCCAGCCCTACGGTGTCTTCCTCGAATCCGGTGCAGATCATGACAATGCACAAAGCCAAAGGTCTCGAATTCGATTATGTAATCCTTCCCGGTTTGGGAAACACATCTAAGGCCGAGGAAAAGAGACTCGTTTACTGGATCTCTCATGGAGACAAATTACTCCTGGCCCCCATTGAAGAAAGCGGGGGCGCCAATTCTCAGATCTATGATTTCCTGGCCCGCATGGACCGTAAAAAAGACGCGTTCGAATCCCTGCGTATCCTTTACGTTGCCGTCACGCGGACAAAAAAACAACTGCACCTGTTTGGACATGTGGCGCAAAAAAATGGAGCCCCTCCCTGCCCTGCCAAAAATACGTTGCTATCCAAACTTTGGCCCTACCTAGAAGATGAATGGACACGGGGTCTTTCAGGGTCGGACGATGAGGCCTCAGTGCCAGAGG
It contains:
- a CDS encoding UvrD-helicase domain-containing protein, with amino-acid sequence MNPIADAEAREQALDLSQSFIVQAPAGSGKTELLIQRYLGLLGTVQQPEQILAMTFTRKAAGEMKLRILDALERACNDSPPETPHGKKTWHLARTVLAQNDRHGWRLLENPSRLKIQTIDSFCSALTKQMPILSQTGGSLSIEENAQELYQETAHRVLNLIESTTAIGKSVRTIHSHLDNLKSAFLKRIIQLLRKRDQWMIPFFKKSQATEFSMEITRTSLEHTLAGLIGTVLNDAWQSISTQTVEKLVHLADYSGRNLADKSPNHQNACLQGLSALPTPSIDNILPWKALANLLLTQQGEFRKTINIGMGFPPGKKGSEAQENKNDFLELLELFSQIPELPEILKEIQCLPPPQFTDEEWNVLDATLNLLPEIADILRKVFAEQQKTDFTEISLSALNALGEEDNPTDLLLYLDTKFQHILVDEYQDTSFKQHELIKLLTAGWERGDGRSLFIVGDPMQSIYRFRDAEVGLFLRTQQNKLIGQIILVPLKLKCNFRSQKKVVDWVNACFSIVFPNFDDQDLGAVSYSESTAALDEDELPGTVIHPIQDMGDKEARQTMEADQIADLIKEIKNRDPEKTIAILVRARSHLSAIIRRFKETGIDIKAEEIDPLTTRPAIQDLLALMRALLSPWDRISWLSILRAPWCGLALKDLHRLCDSDEKSTLWQLLNDKERTSSLSQDGQTRLTRFIEVMTPTLKSFPYANFRDLLEGCWIQLGGPACVDKTTREDINVFFDEVVKVTETGDFFKLHQFQRVLEHLYASPTVSSSNPVQIMTMHKAKGLEFDYVILPGLGNTSKAEEKRLVYWISHGDKLLLAPIEESGGANSQIYDFLARMDRKKDAFESLRILYVAVTRTKKQLHLFGHVAQKNGAPPCPAKNTLLSKLWPYLEDEWTRGLSGSDDEASVPEVSKEKKEPSHSLNRLPSIYKTPQILPNIEIETAPETEDNEDLHPEYVWAGNQARCLGNVLHRCFKDIADGDTGRWSSSTTNTQEHMLETALLEEGLSPAQMKETVRTGMRALKNTLEDETGQWILRQHEDSHSEYPLTGTSKNNYINKILDRTFIDEHGVRWIIDYKTGEHQGAGLEHYLEEEIKRYKPQLDQYEELIKFKDESRPIKKALYYPLHKRLVPIV